The proteins below come from a single Chrysoperla carnea chromosome 1, inChrCarn1.1, whole genome shotgun sequence genomic window:
- the LOC123305305 gene encoding uncharacterized protein LOC123305305: MNTKLEDFSEEEIRHRIQEESSFCDLKGYSRKDLVPGVTKVSFQVTYNTTGHVLFGIATLGIASLIVENSKVHHIFFDNASGNCIGQTINEAESYFNDQCEISINNYDFSSAENYSKIKCSLGRSNESKFIYEYLSDKIRGNFSINEGLLRLNQPGSLVESYKLIKKGYDSLENCNDKSIQEAQQILNIVQAQIDDELSKDEIELINIPDFREETEEICLELESLIQLLGSREPYRTGI, encoded by the exons atgaatacaaaattaGAAGATTTTTCCGAAGAAGAAATAAGACATCGAATTCAAGAAGAATCTAGTTTTTGTGACTTAAAGGGTTACAGTCGTAAAGACTTAGTTCCCGGTGTAACAAAAGTTTCATTTCAAGTCACCTATAACACTACAGGTCATGTACTTTTTGGTATTGCTACATTAGGTATAGCAAgtttaattgttgaaaactCGAAAGTTCATcatattttctttgataatgCATCTGGTAATTGTATCGGGCAAACTATAAATGAAGCCGAATCATATTTTAATGATCAATGTGAAATCagcattaataattatgatttttcatCAGCAGAAAACTactctaaaataaaatgtagtttAGGTCGATCAAAcgagtcaaaatttatatatgaat ATCTAAGTGATAAAATTAGaggtaatttttcaattaatgaaGGTCTTTTGCGTTTAAATCAACCAGGATCATTGGTTgaaagttataaattaattaaaaaaggataTGATTCTTTGGAAAATTGTAATGATAAATCAATTCAAGAGGCTCAGcaaatattgaatattgtaCAAGCCCAAATCGACGACGAATTATCTAAAGATGAAATCGAATTAATAAACATTCCAGACTTTCGAGAAGAAACTGAAGAAATATGTTTAGAGTTAGAAAGCTTAATTCAACTTCTTGGATCCAGAGAACCTTATCGTACtggaatataa